One genomic window of Sphingopyxis sp. OPL5 includes the following:
- a CDS encoding PqqD family peptide modification chaperone, whose translation MTVALTGNTLITRNPSILFNDFDDGLMMMDIDSGNYFDVDSVGGRIWALLDSPATLDTICDSLVAEYDVEPGTCRTETIGFVQELAGKGLVTLCPS comes from the coding sequence ATGACGGTCGCACTAACCGGCAACACCTTGATCACGCGCAATCCGTCGATACTCTTCAACGACTTCGACGACGGGCTGATGATGATGGACATCGACAGCGGCAATTATTTCGACGTCGACTCGGTCGGCGGACGGATCTGGGCCTTGCTCGATTCGCCGGCGACGCTCGACACCATCTGCGATTCGCTGGTCGCCGAATATGACGTCGAACCCGGGACTTGTCGTACCGAAACCATTGGATTCGTCCAAGAACTTGCCGGCAAGGGGCTGGTCACGCTGTGTCCCTCCTAA